One part of the Terrimicrobium sacchariphilum genome encodes these proteins:
- a CDS encoding SWIB/MDM2 domain-containing protein, whose amino-acid sequence MATTKKPTKANSALAKPVQPDEVLAKVVGSTPLPRTELTKKIWDYIKKNGLQDEKKKTLINADDALKAVFGGKKQVTMFEMTKLVNAHVS is encoded by the coding sequence ATGGCAACCACCAAGAAACCCACGAAAGCAAATTCCGCCCTTGCAAAACCCGTTCAGCCGGATGAAGTCCTCGCGAAGGTCGTCGGCTCGACGCCCCTTCCCCGTACGGAACTCACCAAGAAGATCTGGGACTACATCAAGAAGAACGGTCTGCAGGACGAGAAGAAGAAGACCCTCATCAACGCTGACGACGCCCTGAAGGCGGTGTTTGGCGGCAAGAAGCAGGTGACGATGTTTGAGATGACCAAGCTGGTCAACGCTCACGTCAGCTAA
- a CDS encoding SRPBCC family protein, protein MATRTHILERTTHVPRPLAEVFPFFANARNLERITPPGMGFRIASAHPLDMKRNLMIDYQLRIAGIPLRWRSQIAEWDPPHSFTDVQVTGPYAEWVHRHEFHAEGEHTIMCDVVRYSLPFGVLGNLALPFVKRQLRDIFDYRELAIRCLFSQPTPSQ, encoded by the coding sequence GTGGCAACTCGCACACACATCCTGGAACGCACGACGCATGTGCCTCGACCGCTGGCGGAGGTTTTCCCCTTCTTTGCCAACGCTCGCAATCTGGAGCGGATCACCCCCCCCGGCATGGGCTTTCGCATCGCCAGCGCGCACCCACTCGACATGAAACGCAACCTCATGATTGACTATCAGTTACGCATTGCTGGCATCCCGCTCCGCTGGCGTAGCCAGATCGCAGAATGGGACCCTCCCCACAGTTTTACAGATGTGCAAGTCACGGGACCGTATGCCGAGTGGGTCCATCGGCATGAGTTCCACGCTGAGGGAGAACACACGATCATGTGCGACGTTGTCCGCTATAGCCTCCCTTTTGGCGTCTTGGGAAATCTCGCTCTTCCCTTTGTGAAACGGCAACTCCGGGATATCTTTGACTATCGCGAGCTCGCGATCCGATGCCTCTTCAGCCAGCCAACACCCTCCCAATAG
- a CDS encoding NAD(P)/FAD-dependent oxidoreductase codes for MPLQPANTLPIVMDVDVAILGAGLAAGAAIEPLRAAGLTLAVLDKSRGVGGRTATRRIAGIPVDHGAQFFTVRSADFAETVRRWISEGTCFEWCSGFHRFEDGAVSSPRDDEIHSRYACPRGMTSLAKDCFRSVNVLHDHLVTSIRMDANDFLTECENGQIIRSKAILSTLPFPQGQKLLGSFFDEPNRFALEFIRVDPCLAAIVELKGASPEWKGIQTSQDDVLTWLGADFSKRTPAPLRRFVVLHGSSAFSQEHLEGDLSAAGRLMLEHAGRICPTLREADLVQVHRWRYAKVSQPLSDIPYWRFLNSAPLYMAGDAFGRGNVESAWLSGATAGVQLARELQSAGAVRLGTTRRGSDSPSTQ; via the coding sequence ATGCCTCTTCAGCCAGCCAACACCCTCCCAATAGTCATGGATGTCGATGTGGCCATCCTCGGGGCGGGCCTGGCGGCAGGAGCAGCGATAGAGCCATTGCGTGCGGCTGGCCTTACCCTCGCTGTGCTGGACAAGAGCCGTGGCGTCGGAGGGCGCACCGCCACACGAAGGATCGCCGGCATCCCGGTCGATCATGGCGCACAGTTCTTTACAGTGCGTTCGGCAGATTTTGCAGAAACCGTTCGCCGATGGATTTCAGAAGGCACATGTTTCGAGTGGTGCTCCGGTTTTCACCGTTTCGAAGACGGTGCCGTCTCTTCTCCCCGGGACGACGAAATCCACTCGCGCTACGCCTGCCCGCGAGGCATGACGTCGCTGGCAAAGGACTGTTTTCGCTCGGTGAATGTGCTGCACGACCATCTCGTCACCTCGATCAGGATGGATGCCAACGACTTCCTCACCGAATGCGAAAACGGCCAGATCATCCGATCAAAGGCCATCCTTTCCACCCTGCCTTTTCCTCAGGGGCAGAAGCTCCTTGGGAGCTTCTTCGACGAGCCCAATCGCTTCGCTCTGGAGTTCATACGCGTTGATCCTTGCCTGGCAGCCATCGTGGAGCTGAAGGGAGCCTCTCCGGAATGGAAAGGCATCCAGACGTCCCAAGATGATGTCCTCACCTGGCTCGGTGCGGATTTCAGTAAACGGACACCTGCTCCCCTCCGGCGATTTGTCGTCCTTCACGGCTCCTCGGCTTTTAGCCAGGAACATCTGGAGGGCGATCTCTCTGCCGCCGGCCGACTCATGCTGGAACATGCTGGGAGAATCTGTCCGACCCTGAGAGAGGCCGACCTGGTACAGGTCCATCGGTGGCGTTACGCCAAGGTCTCCCAACCTCTCTCCGATATCCCCTACTGGAGATTCCTTAACTCTGCCCCGCTCTACATGGCGGGCGATGCATTCGGACGTGGCAACGTGGAATCCGCCTGGCTGTCCGGAGCCACAGCGGGCGTTCAACTGGCCCGCGAGCTTCAATCCGCCGGCGCGGTCCGACTCGGCACGACGCGACGAGGCAGCGACTCGCCATCCACCCAGTAA